AGGTGATTTCTACGACTTCCTTCCGCGCGGGAACCCCAGCACCGTGGTGCTGGGCGACATCTGCGGCAACAACACGCGCTCCGCGCTGCGGGCGAGCGCCATGCGCGAACAGCTCGCCGCCCTCGCCGGCCACGACACCTCCCACCGGGAACTCCTCGGCCGCCTCGACGCCCTTCAGCACCACGACGACGACTGCGCCTTCGCCTCACTCGTCCTCGCCACGGTCTCCTCCGGCGTCCGGGGCGGGCTGGCACTGCGCATCTCCACGGCGGGCCACCCGCCGGCCCTGATCCTGCGGCGCGGGGGGAAGGTCGCGTCCGTCGCCTCCGGGGGTTCGCTGATCGGGGTGGCGCCCCGGGTGAGCGGCCGGAGCCGGTTGGTCAGGCTGCGCCCGGGCGAGACCTGTCTGCTGTACAGCGACGGGCTGACCGAGGCGCGCGGGGGCCCGCACGCGGAGCTGCTGGGCGAGGACCGCTTCTCGGAGGCGCTCGCCACCTGTTACGGACTGCCGCCCGAGGCCGTGGTCGAGCGCATGCTCATGACCACCGCGCAGTGGCTCGACGGACGCGACCACGACGACATCACGCTGGTCGCCATCCAGGCGCCTCCCCTCCCCGGCGGCCTGACGCACACACGTACCAGCAGGAGGAGAGGAAGCCCATGAGCGGAAGCCCCGCGGACAGCTCGTTCACCGCGCAGTTGTCGGTGCAGTTCCACAACAGCCTGCTCCGGCAGAACGAGGGGATGATCACGGCACTGGTCCGCCGGGCCCTCGACAAAGGGGTCACCCGGCAGGCCTTCCTGCTCGACGTGGTGGCACCGGCCCAGCTGCGGATCGGCGAAGCCTGGGCGAGCGGCGCGATCGGCGTCGCGCAGGAGCACGCCGCGACGGCCCTCAGCGACCGGGCCATCACCCTCGTGCTCGCTTCTCCGCACGACGTCCCCGAACTCCGGGCCGACCCCGTCCGGGCCACCGTCACCTGCGTGGAGGGGGAATGGCACGCGCTGCCCGCACGGCTGGTCGCCGATGTCCTGCGTCTGCACGGGCAGCGGGTCACTTTCCTCGGCGCCCATGTCCCCACGCACCATCTGCGCACCCATCTGCGCACCGACCGGCCGCAGGTCCTCGCGCTGAGCTGCTCCATGGCCTCGCGTCTGCCCTTCGCCCACGCGGCGGTCGAGGCCGGACGGACCGCCGGCATTCCCGTACTGGCGGGCGGCGCCGCGTTCGGACCCTCCGGAAAGCGGGCGCGCGAGGTGGGCGCGGAACACTGGTGCAAGGACGCCACGGACGCCGCGGACCTTCTTGCGAAGGGCGCCGTCGGCCCCACCGGGGCACCTCCGTACACACCGGGCCCGGAGAACCTGGAGGAGTTCAGGCTCCTCACCTCCACCCGCGCCCGCCTGGTGCACGACCTGGCCACCGGTCTCGGACACCCGGATCCGGCCCATCCCCTGCATCACACGCACCTCACGGACCACTTGGGGCTGCTCGCGGAGTCCCTCGCCTCGTCCGTGTACATGGCCGACCGGAGCATCTTCGCCGATGCGGTCTCCTGGCTGGCCGCCATCGGCCGCCCCCGTCGGCTCTCGCCGGCGTTCCTGGAAACCGCCCTGGAGCGCATGACCGCGCGGCTCAGGGACTTCCCGCTGGCCGCGGCCGTCCTGCACGCGGCCGCCGACTGACCTCACCTTGATCATCCGGCGCTCAAATACGGACGTTTCCGACCGTTTTCCGGGATGCCGTACGGCTGCGGTCCCCCAGGCGGCAGGATGGGCCCGTGGTAGGCAACCTCCCCGTCATGACGACCAGTTTCGTCGGCCGCAGAAGCGAACTGGTAGCTACCGGGCGGGCATTGACGGATCACCGTCTGGTCACC
The sequence above is drawn from the Streptomyces sp. NBC_01465 genome and encodes:
- a CDS encoding cobalamin B12-binding domain-containing protein, which translates into the protein MSGSPADSSFTAQLSVQFHNSLLRQNEGMITALVRRALDKGVTRQAFLLDVVAPAQLRIGEAWASGAIGVAQEHAATALSDRAITLVLASPHDVPELRADPVRATVTCVEGEWHALPARLVADVLRLHGQRVTFLGAHVPTHHLRTHLRTDRPQVLALSCSMASRLPFAHAAVEAGRTAGIPVLAGGAAFGPSGKRAREVGAEHWCKDATDAADLLAKGAVGPTGAPPYTPGPENLEEFRLLTSTRARLVHDLATGLGHPDPAHPLHHTHLTDHLGLLAESLASSVYMADRSIFADAVSWLAAIGRPRRLSPAFLETALERMTARLRDFPLAAAVLHAAAD